In Candidatus Firestonebacteria bacterium RIFOXYD2_FULL_39_29, one genomic interval encodes:
- a CDS encoding CDP-diacylglycerol--glycerol-3-phosphate 3-phosphatidyltransferase, whose translation MARIGFIPFFLVFLFSKMTYGSTIALFIFIVASLTDWYDGRLARERNEVTEFGKFLDPIADKLLVFSAFISFVQLELVPTWMIVVMIGREFLITSLRMVAISNQNNVLPSELSGKHKTAWHIATIITILVIISSQKIYDWKAVLENNGDAGMHLSAFIKTIPYIMTVICAVYSIYSAYDFIKKNRGHFFEKPAH comes from the coding sequence ATGGCAAGGATTGGTTTTATTCCTTTTTTTCTTGTTTTCCTTTTTTCTAAAATGACCTATGGTTCGACAATAGCCTTGTTCATATTTATTGTTGCCTCCTTGACTGATTGGTACGACGGACGCCTGGCCAGGGAAAGAAACGAAGTAACCGAATTTGGTAAATTTCTTGATCCAATTGCGGATAAGCTGCTGGTTTTCTCCGCTTTTATTTCTTTTGTACAACTGGAGCTGGTGCCTACCTGGATGATAGTTGTTATGATTGGCAGGGAGTTTTTGATAACGTCTCTTAGAATGGTTGCAATCTCAAATCAGAATAATGTTCTTCCCTCAGAGCTGTCCGGGAAACATAAAACTGCCTGGCATATAGCTACTATAATAACAATACTTGTAATTATATCTTCGCAAAAAATATATGATTGGAAAGCTGTTCTGGAAAACAACGGAGATGCAGGTATGCATTTGTCCGCTTTTATAAAGACAATACCTTATATAATGACGGTTATTTGCGCGGTGTACTCCATCTATTCCGCGTATGATTTTATCAAGAAGAATCGGGGACATTTTTTTGAAAAACCTGCTCATTAA
- a CDS encoding ribosomal protein S12 methylthiotransferase RimO — translation MPSVTVISLGCAKNLVDTEVMLGSLRKSGFEITNEQDSADIILINTCSFLSASRKEAASEIKFALKNKKTGAKVVVAGCFVGRQGNELKKLFPEIDIFLPFSSIPDAGKICLTALSKTGKIKIKSDDKTFIYNSKLPRVMATLPHYAYVKIADGCDNSCSYCLIPSIRGSFRSRKKEDIVAEVKTLALLGVKEINLISQDTTGYGEDIYCKPALPGLLRELSKINGVKWIRLLYLYPSRITDELLDVMASLPKIAPYFDIPLQHTESRILKQMGRFYNKNDIAVLIKKIRSRVKNAVLRTTLITGFPGETKEEFQNMLEFIKEFKFDKLGVFEYSKEKGTRAYTLSGTVSNSEKTRRKNLLMKAQQKVSLQLNKSKIGSKIQVLTDTVVNKTATGRRAADAPDVDGRVYFYAGSGVKAGDLVAVKVKKALPYDLIGEAVGYKA, via the coding sequence ATGCCCAGCGTCACAGTAATAAGCCTTGGATGCGCCAAGAACCTTGTGGATACGGAAGTAATGCTTGGATCTCTCCGTAAATCGGGGTTTGAGATAACTAACGAGCAGGATTCTGCGGATATTATTCTCATTAACACCTGTTCGTTTCTTTCTGCTTCCAGGAAGGAGGCGGCTTCTGAGATAAAGTTTGCTCTTAAGAATAAAAAAACTGGAGCTAAGGTGGTCGTGGCGGGATGTTTTGTGGGGAGACAGGGGAATGAACTAAAAAAATTATTCCCCGAAATAGATATTTTCCTTCCGTTTTCCTCTATTCCTGATGCTGGAAAGATTTGCCTGACGGCACTTTCAAAAACAGGTAAAATCAAAATTAAAAGTGACGATAAAACATTTATCTATAACAGTAAACTCCCGAGAGTTATGGCGACACTTCCGCATTATGCTTATGTAAAGATTGCTGACGGATGTGATAATAGTTGTTCTTACTGTCTGATTCCTTCTATTAGAGGGAGTTTCAGGAGCAGGAAGAAGGAAGATATAGTAGCGGAAGTGAAAACGTTGGCGTTGCTCGGAGTGAAGGAGATTAATCTTATCTCCCAGGATACGACCGGGTACGGCGAAGATATATATTGTAAGCCGGCATTACCGGGACTCCTTAGAGAGCTTTCAAAGATAAATGGGGTTAAATGGATACGGCTTTTATATCTGTATCCCTCCAGGATAACGGATGAGCTCCTTGACGTGATGGCCTCCCTTCCTAAAATTGCGCCTTATTTTGATATACCTCTTCAGCATACCGAAAGCAGGATTTTAAAGCAGATGGGACGGTTTTATAATAAAAATGATATAGCAGTTCTCATTAAAAAGATCCGAAGCAGGGTAAAAAACGCTGTGCTTAGGACAACTCTTATCACGGGTTTTCCGGGAGAGACGAAAGAAGAGTTCCAAAACATGCTTGAATTTATTAAAGAGTTTAAGTTTGATAAACTCGGAGTTTTTGAGTACTCAAAAGAAAAAGGCACGCGCGCGTATACTCTTTCCGGTACGGTCAGTAACTCTGAAAAAACAAGAAGAAAAAACCTGTTAATGAAAGCCCAGCAAAAAGTATCTTTACAATTGAACAAGTCTAAGATAGGGAGTAAAATACAAGTGTTGACCGATACAGTTGTAAATAAAACGGCAACAGGCAGGCGCGCTGCGGATGCTCCGGATGTCGACGGAAGAGTTTATTTTTATGCCGGCAGCGGAGTTAAAGCTGGAGATTTGGTGGCGGTAAAAGTTAAAAAAGCACTGCCTTACGATCTTATTGGAGAAGCGGTTGGATATAAAGCTTAA